In the genome of Streptomyces sp. NBC_00433, the window CGATGCTGCGGGTGGACGAGGCGATGGCCAAGGAGGGCCTGGCGTCCCGGATGCTGCTCCAGGTGCATGACGAGATCGTGCTCGAAGTGGCCCCCGGCGAGCGGAAGACCGTCGAGGCGCTGGTGCGCCGCGAGATGGCCGGGGCGTATCCGCTGCGGGCGCCGCTGGACGTGTCGGTGGGTGACGGCGCGGACTGGGAGTCGGCCGCGCACTGACCGCGGCGCCGCCGCCGGCCGGTGGCCGGAAGACGCGGTGGCGCGGGGCGTTCGCGAGGGCACGCCGCCCTGCCGTACGGGCACCGCATGCTGCCCGTACGGCGCCGGTCCGTGATCCGGCCGCGGCCGGAGCACGGGCTGTCGACGCGCGGATGACCTGCGGGGAAACGCTGCGCGGTGACAAGCGGAGACTGCCCGTTTGCGCATATTTTGAGCGTGTCGGCGCGGTGGTCACGTGGTCCAAGTTGCCGTAGGGTCGACCGAGTTGTGGCGCCGGAAACGGCGCGTTCGGGCACTGGGAGGGGACCGCTCTATGGCAGCGCGGCGTTATGGCCGGAGGCTACGCAGGGGAGCGGCGGGCACCGCGGTGGCCGCGGCGGCGATGGCGGCGCTCAGCGCGTCGCAGGCACCGGGCTTCCTGCCGGTGGCCCACGCCGCCGCCGAGCAGCACGAGACCGCGCCGGCGGTGGCGCCCCCGCCGGGAGCGGCCATAGACGGCGGTTCGCCGTACATCACCGACCTGCCGCCGCTCAACACCCCGACAGGACCGCCGCTCGCCTCCCCGTCGGCCACCCCCGGCAGCCCCGGGGCCACCGTGCCGGGCAGCAGCGGCGGACTGCCCGCCACCGTGCTCGCCGCGTACCAGCGCGCCGAGGCGTCCGTCGCCCAGAGCGACCCCGGCTGCCACCTGCCGTGGCAACTGCTGGCCGCCATCGGGCAGGTGGAGTCGGGACAGGCCCGCCACGGCGCGGTCGACGCGAACGGCACCACGTACACCCCGATCCTCGGGCCGGTCCTCAACGGCGACGGCTTCGCGAACATCAGCGACACCGACGGCGGCCGCTACGACGGCGACGCGGTGCACGACCGGGCGGTCGGCCCCATGCAGTTCATCCCCTCGACGTGGGAGCACTGGGGCGCGGACGGCAACGGCGACGGGGTCGACAACCCGAACAACGTCTTCGACGCCGCGCTCGCCGCCGCCCACTACCTGTGCGCCGACGGCCGCGACCTGGCGGTGCCGAAGGAGATGGACCGGGCGATCCTCGGCTACAACCACTCGCAGGCCTACCTGGCCCTGGTGAGGTCCTGGTACGAGCACTTCGTGCAGGGCGGCGCCGTGTCGGTGCCCGACAGCCCGCCCACGCCCGTCAACAGCGGCAATCCCATCTCGCCGACCGGCACTCCGACCGCGCCGCCCACCGCGCCCGGCCTGCCGGGGCCCACGGTGAGCCAGCCGCCGGCCGTGCCCGGCACCCCGCCGTCGACGCCGCCGACGACCGGCGGGCCGTCCACGCCTCCGACGACCCCGCCGACGACCGGCACGGGCGAGCCCTCCACGCCGCCGACCGACCCGTCGACGCCGCCGACCGGGACACCCACGGACCCGCCCACCGACCCGCCGACGACGCCCGGTTGCCCCACCGAGTCGCCGACGCCCACGCCGAGCGACACCGCCACGCCCACGCCGACGGACACCCCGACGGACACGCCCACCGGCGACCCGTGCGGCACGCCGACCCCGACCCCCTCGGACTCGGCGACGCCCGACCCGGCGGCCGGCGGCGCCGCCACGCCCGATGAAGCGCTGACCCCGGCACCCTGACGGACCGGGGTCAGCTCCGCCGCGCGTTGGTGCGGCGGGTCGGCGCGGCCGTCGACGGATCCTCCGGCCACGGGTGCCGGGGGTAGCGGCCGCGCAGCTCGGCCCGCACCGCCCGGTAGCCCTCCCGCCAGAAGGACGCCAGGTCCGCGGTCACCGCGGCCGGGCGCCCTGCGGGGGACAGCAGATGGACCAGGACGGGCACCCCGGCGACCCGCGGGGTGTCCGCCAGGCCGAACAACTCCTGGAGCTTCACGGCCAGTACGGGCTGCTCGCCGCCGTAGTCCACCCGGATACGCGAACCGCTGGGCACCTCGAAGCGCTCGGGCGCCAGCTCGCCGAACCGCGCCGCCTCGCCGGTCGCCCACGGCAGCAGCCGCGGCAGGGCCGCGCCCGCGTCGATCCGCTCCAGGTCGGCGCGGCGGCGGGCGGCGGCCAGCTCGGGGCCCAGCCACTCGCCGGCCCGGTCCAGCAGCGCGTCCTCCGCGACATCCGGCCAGGGCGCCCCCAGCACCCGGTGCACGAACGCCATCCGCTGCCGCAGCTCCCGGGCGTCCCTGGTCCAGCGCAGCAGCCCGGTGCCCTCGGCCGCGAGCCCGTCGAGCAGCGCCGCCCGCACCGCGTCCCGGTCCGGCGACCGCAGCGGTACGGCGGCCAGCTCCACCGCGCCCAGCCGCTCCACCCGTCTGGCGACGACGTCGCCCTGCGCCCAGCGCACCTCCTCGTAGCGCTCCAGCGCCCACGCGGCGGCCTCGCGCGCCGTCTCCTCGTCCACCACCGCGGCCAGCCGCACCCGCGCCGCCGCCCGCCCCACCCCGCGGTCGGCCACCGCCACCGCGACCCACTCGGCCCCGCCGAGCCCGGCCCCGACCTCGGCCCCGGTCCCCGACACCATCAGGTACCCCCCTTCCCCGCGCCGCCGCGCGAGCCGCTCGGGAAAGGCCAGCGCCACGACGAGCCCGGCGGCGGCGTCGTCACCGAGCGGGGCCGCCCCGCCCCGCCCGCCGGCCCCGCCTCGCACGGCTGCGGGTTCCCGCCCATGGGCGGCCGCTCCGCTGCCGGGCGCCCCGCCCGCGGCGTCGTCCCCGGCCGTCGCCGTGTGCAGTGCCGCCTCAAGGCGGCGGGTCTCGGTGCGCCAGCGCGGGGCGTAGGAGTCGGTGGCGCGGCGCGCGGTGTGCCAGGCGCTGGTCAGGTCGGGGCCGTAGGCGGTGGGGACCTCCTCGGACAGCAGGGCGGTCACCTCGGCGGCGCGGGCGGCGCCCAGGGTGGGGGCCGCGTCGAGGAGGGCGCGGGCCAGGCGGGGGTGCAGGCCGAGCAGGGCCAGCCGGCGGCCGCGCGGGGTGGCGCGGCCCGCCGCGTCGACGGCGCCCAGCGTGCGCAGGGTCGTACGGGCCGCGGCCAGCGCGCCTGGGGGCGGCGGGTCGAGGAGGGCGAGCCCGGTGGTGTCGGGTTCGCCCCAGCAGGCGGCTTGCAGGGCGAAGCCGGTGAGGTCGGCCAGCATGATCTCCGGCGCGGGCTGCCGGGCCAGCCGGTCGTGCTCGCCCTGCGCCCAGCAGCGGTGGACCGTGCCCGGCGCCTCGCGGCCGGCGCGGCCGGCCCGCTGCTCTGCCGCGGCACGCGACACGCGGACGGTGGTCAGCGCCCCCAGACCCCTGGCGTGGTCCGTCCGCGGCTCCCGGGCCAGGCCGCTGTCGACCACCACCCGCACCCCAGGCACGGTCAGGCTGGACTCGGCGACCGACGTGGCCAGCAGCACCCGGCGCCGCTCGCCGGGCGCCAGCGCCGCGTCCTGGACGGCGGCCGGGGCCCGGCCGTGCAGTTGCAGGACGTCGGCCCCGACCCCGGACAGCATGCCGGCCACCCGGGCGATCTCCCCGACGCCGGGCAGGAAGCACAGCACGTCGCCCTCGTCCTCGGCCAGCGCCCGGCGGACGACGGCCGCGACATGGTCGAGCAGCGCGGGGTCCACCTGCATGCCGTGCGGCGGGCGCACCTGCCGCGGCGGCGGCGCCCACCGCACGGCCACCGGGTGCAGCACCCCCGCCGCCTCCACGACCGGGGCGTCGAGCAGCGCGGCCCACGCGGCGGTGTCGGTCGTCGCGGACGCCGCGACCAGCCGCAGCTCGGGCCGCAGCGTGGCGCGTACGTCCAGCAGGAAGGCCATCGCGGTGTCCGCGTCGAGGTGCCGCTCGTGGCACTCGTCGAGGACGACGGTGCCGACGCCGGCCAACTCGGGGTCGCGCTGGAGGCGTTGCAGCAGCACACCGGTGGTCACCACCTCCACGGCGGTGGCCGCGGACACCCGCCGCTCGCCGCGCACGGTGAAGCCGACCGTCCCGCCGACCTGCTCGCCCAGCAGCCAGGCCATCCGCCGGGCGGCGGCCCTGGCCGCCATCCGCCGCGGCTCGGCGACCAGCACCCGGCCCGGCGGGCGCCCTTCCGCCCCGGCCAGCAGCAGCGGCACCAGCGTGGTCTTCCCGGTGCCCGGCGGCGCGGCCAGCACCGCGCTGCCGCGGTCCGCGAGCGCGGCGAGCAGCGCGGGGACGACCGCGGCCACCGGCAGCGCGCGCCCCTCGGGACGTACCGCGGCCCCGCCGGGGCCGCCGCCTGCCGTCATTCCGCGACGCACACGAAGACCGCCGTGCCCGGCAGCAGCCGGCCGCGCAGCGGGGACCAGCCGCCCCACTCCTGCTCGTTCCACCGCGGCCACTCGGGTTCGACCAGGTCGACCAGGCGCAGCCCGGCCGCGGCGATCTCGCGGACCCGGTCGCCCAGGGTGCGGTGGTGCTCGACGTAGACCGCGAGGCCGCGGTCGTCCTGCTCGACGTACGGCGTCCGGTCGAAGTAAGAGGAGACGGCGGTCAGGCCCTCGGGGCCCGGCTCGTCGGGGAAGGCCCAGCGCACCGGGTGGGTGACCGAGAAGACCCAGCGGCCGCCGGGCCGCAGCACCCGGCGCACCTCGCGCTGCACCCTGGCGGTGTCGGCGACGAAGGGCAGCGCGCCGTAGGCGGAGCAGGCCAGGTCGAAGGAGGCGTCGGCGAAGGGCAGGAATCCGGCGTCGGCCTGCACCAGCGGCAGCGGGGCGCGGCCGGGCTCCTGGTCGATCCGCCGGGCGTGCTGGAGCTGTCGCCGCGACAGGTCGAGGGCCACCGGCAGCGCGCCCCGCGCGGCCAGCCAGCGCGAGCACTGGGCCGCGCCGGCGCCGATCTCCAGCACCGCCCGGCCCTTGAGGTCGTCCGCGGGGCCGAGCAGCCCGGCCTCCGCCTCGTCCAGCCCCTCGGGGCCCCAGACGAACCGGTCGTCGCCGAGGAAGTCGCCGTGCTCGATCTGGTAGTCGTCGGCGTTGCGGTCCCACCAGCCACGGCTGGCCCGGCTGCTCTCGGTGATCCCGGCCTTGCGCCGGGTTGCTTCGGGTTCAGGTCCTTGGATCATCGCGGCAGTCGTCGTACTCTCTGGAAAGACCTGCGGTCGGGGGACTTGCGCCGGTTTGGTTCGTTACGCGCCCGGTGCGCTCTTCGTGCATTGACCGTGCCCGGCTGCCCCCGTATGCTACAAGTTGCGCTGCGAGCCTGCGCGCCTCAGACGGAGCAGGCCACGCTCGAATCTGCTGACCGATCCCACGGCCTCTCGGCCGCGGGTGCCGCGGCAGGATTGAAAAAGGCTCCCGGCGTAGCTGTACCTACGACTTACTGTCCGTACCGGAGTCCTTTCCCTAATGACGAGCAGCACCGAGGCCCCTCGTACCACCCCGCAGGTGGCGGTCAACGACATCGGCAACGAGGAAGCCTTCCTCGCCGCGATCGACGAGACGATCAAGTACTTCAACGACGGCGACATCGTCGACGGCGTCATCGTGAAGGTCGACCGGGACGAGGTCCTGCTCGACATCGGTTACAAGACCGAAGGCGTCATCCCTTCACGCGAGCTGTCGATCAAGCACGACGTCGACCCCAACGAGGTCGTCAAGGTCGGCGACGAGATCGAGGCCCTGGTCCTCCAGAAGGAGGACAAGGAAGGCCGCCTGATCCTCTCGAAGAAGCGTGCGCAGTACGAGCGCGCGTGGGGCACCATCGAGAAGATCAAGGAAGAGGACGGCATCGTCACCGGTACCGTCATCGAGGTCGTCAAGGGCGGTCTCATCCTCGACATCGGCCTGCGCGGCTTCCTGCCCGCGTCGCTGGTCGAGATGCGGCGCGTGCGCGACCTGCAGCCCTACGTGGGCAAGGAGCTCGAAGCCAAGATCATCGAGCTGGACAAGAACCGCAACAACGTGGTCCTGTCCCGCCGTGCCTGGCTGGAGCAGACCCAGAGCGAGGTCCGCCAGACCTTCCTCACCACCCTGCAGAAGGGCCAGGTGCGCTCCGGCGTCGTCTCCTCCATCGTCAACTTCGGTGCGTTCGTGGACCTCGGCGGCGTCGACGGTCTGGTGCACGTGTCCGAGCTGTCCTGGAAGCACATCGACCACCCCTCCGAGGTCGTCGAGGTCGGCCAGGAGGTCACGGTCGAGGTCCTGGACGTCGACATGGACCGCGAGCGCGTCTCCCTGTCGCTGAAGGCGACCCAGGAAGACCCGTGGCAGCAGTTCGCCCGGACCCACCAGATCGGGCAGGTCGTGCCCGGCAAGGTCACCAAGCTCGTTCCGTTCGGTGCGTTCGTGCGCGTCGACGAGGGCATCGAGGGCCTGGTCCACATCTCCGAGCTGGCCGAGCGCCACGTGGAGATCCCGGAGCAGGTCGTCCAGGTCAACGACGAGATCTTCGTCAAGGTCATCGACATCGACCTGGAGCGCCGCCGGATCTCGCTGTCCCTCAAGCAGGCCAACGAGTCCTTCGGTGCCGACCCGGCCTCGGTCGAGTTCGACCCGACGCTCTACGGCATGGCCGCGTCGTACGACGACCAGGGGAATTACATCTACCCCGAGGGCTTCGACCCCGAGACGAACGACTGGCTCGAGGGCTACGACAAGCAGCGCGAGGAGTGGGAGGGCCAGTACGCCACGGCCCAGACCCGCTTCGAGCAGCACCAGGCCCAGGTCATCAAGTCCCGCGAGGCCGACGAGCAGGCGGCGGCCGAGGCCGGCACCGCGGCTCCGGCTCCCGGCGGCACCGGCACCGGCGGCGGTTCGTACTCCTCGGAGTCCGACGACACCTCCGGCGCCCTCGCCTCCGACGAGGCCCTGGCGGCCCTGCGCGAGAAGCTGGCCGGCGGCCAGAGCTGACCGCTGACCACCGGCTGTCGCGGCCCCGCCCCCCTGTCCGGGGGGCGGGGCCGCACTGCGTGGTGAGGTCCCGGACGGCCGGGATCCGCGGCCCGGGTGGGAATGGGGGGCCGTGGTTGTTCGTTGTGGTGACAGAGAACGAGGAGGACGATCATCGTGCTGGATCCGCAAGGGCTGTATGAGTACGTGCCGGGCGGGGCCGAGGCCGTGGACGAAGCGGTCGGGGACACAGGGCCCGTGCTGCTGTACCACTTCGAGGGTTTCATGGACGCCGGCGAGACCGGCGAACAGATCAGCCAGCAGCTGCTCGATCGGCTGGACAACCAGCTCATCGCGCGTTTCGACGCCGACCGGCTGGTGGACTACCGGGCCCGCCGCCCGCTGATGACCTTCGAACGGGACCACTGGACTTCCTACGAAGCACCGGAGATCGACCTCTATCTGGTGCGTGACACCACCGGCACCCCGTTCCTGCTGCTCACCGGCTCCGAGCCGGACGTGGAGTGGGAGCGCTTCGCCACCGCCGTGCTCCAGGTCATCGAGCGCCTCGGCGTGCGGCTCGCCATCAACTTCCACGGCATCCCGATGGGCGTCCCGCACACCCGCCCGGTCGGCCTGACGCCGCACGGCAACCGGGTGGACCTGATGCCCGGTCACCGCGCCTGGTTCGACGAGGCCCAGGTGCCCGGCAGCGCGTCCGCGCTGGTCGAGCTGCGGCTTGCCGAGGCCGGGCGCGACGTGCTCGGGGTCGCCGCCCACGTGCCGCACTACCTGGCCCGCTCCCCGTATCCGGACGCGGCCCTGGCCGTCCTTGAGGCGATCACCGCCGCGACCGGCCTGGTCCTGCCCGAGATCGCGCACGCCCTGCGCAATGAGGCGCACACCGTGCGGGTCGAGATCGACCGGCAGGTCGCCGAGGGCGACGGCGAGCTGGTGTCCGTGGTGCGCGGCCTGGAGAGCCAGTACGACGCGGTCGAGGGGTCGCAGTCCCGCGAGAGCCTGATCGCCGAGCCCGTCGACCTGCCCACGGCCGACGACCTCGCGGCGGAGTTCGAGCGCTTCCTCGCCGACCGGGAGGACGACGGCGGGCGCTGAGCGGGTGGCCGGGCGGACCGCCCAGTAGGCTGGCCGGCATGCTGACAGTGGGTCTGACCGGCGGTATCGGGGCCGGCAAGAGCGAGGTGGCACGGCTGTTCGCCTCGTACGGCGCGGTGCTGATCGACTCCGACCGGATCGCCCGCGAGGTGGTGGCGCCCGGCACCGCCGGGCTGGCCGCGGTGGTCGCCGAGTTCGGTGACGGCGTGCTGGCCCCCGACGGGTCGCTCGACCGGCCGAAGCTCGGCGCGATCGTCTTCGCAGACGACGAGTGCCGCAAGGTGCTCAACGCGATCGTGCACCCGCTGGTCGGCGCGCGCTCCGCCGAGATGCAGCGGTCCGCGAAACCCGACGACATCGTGCTGCACGATGTACCGCTGCTCACCGAGAACGGCCTGGCATCCGCCTACGACCTGGTCGTCGTGGTGGACGTCGACCCCGCCACCCAGCTGGAGCGGCTGGTGCGGCTGCGCGGCATGACGGAGGACGAGGCCCGGTCCCGGATGGCCGCCCAGGCCACCAGGGCGCAGCGGCTCGCGATCGCCGACCTGGTGATCGACAACGACGGCCCGCTCGACGCCCTGGAGGCGCAGGCGCGGGCCGTGTGGCGGCGGCTGCGCGACCGGCTCCGCGACCAGTAGGGCGCGGTCGGGCCCCCGGTAGGCCGTACGCGGGGGAATGCGATTGGCGACCGGCGTGTTGGGTATGTCTGACCAGACGATCATTCGTCGCCGGCCCGATGTCAGGGAGGCGGACTTGCCTGAGCGCAGCCCCGAGACCGATGTGATCAACTTCCGCGCCGCCGAGCAGCTGCTCGCCGCGCGCGACCCGCGCGGCGCGGTCAAGCTGCTCGACCCGGTCATCGCCGCGCACCCGGACAACACCGCGGCCCGCCTGCTGCGGGCCCGCGCGTTCTTCCTCGCCGCGCAACTGCGCCCGGCCGAGCTGGAATTCCAGATCGTGCTGGAGCGCGAGCCGGACAACGCGTTCGCCCACTTCGCGCTCGGCCGCACCCTGGAGCGCGCCGACCGGGCCGACGAGGCGAAGCGGCACTTCCGGCTGGCCGCGGCACTCGACCCGCAGCCCGACTACCTCGCCGCGGCCCGCTTCGACGCCTGACCGGCCCGCGCCGGCGCCGTCCGCCGACGACTCGTCAAACTCCTGTCAAGAAAGCCCCCCCGCCGGTGCGGCCGGCGGGGGCTGCCGTTATCTTCACACCCTTGACCGAGGGGAGCGGGGGGACATGGAAGCCGTCGTGGTGCTGCTGGTCGTGGCAGCGGTGATCGGCCTGATAGGGCTGATGAGCAGTGTCCGGGTCGTCAAGCAGTACGAGCGCGGTGTCGTCTACCGCTTCGGCCGGGTCAACCGGCTGCCCAAGGAGCCCGGACCGCGGGTCCTGGTGCCCTTCATGGACCGGATGACCAAGGTCAACATGCAGGTCGTCACCATGCCGGTGCCCTCGCAGGAGGGCATCACCCGTGACAACGTGTCGGTCCGGGTGGACGCGGTGCTCTACTTCCGGGTCGTGGACCCGGTCCGGGCGACCGTGGACGTGCAGAACTACCAGTTCGCGATGCTCCAGGTCGCGCAGACCTCGCTGCGGTCGATCATCGGCAAGAGCGACCTGGACGACCTGCTGTCCGGCCGGGAGAAGCTGCACGAGGGCCTGGAGCTGATGCTGTCCACCCCCGCCACCGGCTGGGGTGTGCACATCGACCGCGTCGAGATCAAGGACGTGGCGCTGCCGGAGTCCATGAAGCGCTCCATGGCGCGGCAGGCGGAGGCGGACCGGGAGCGGCGCGCCAGGATCATCACCGCCGACGGCGAGCTGCAGGCCTCGCACAAGCTCTCCGAGGCGGCCAGGACCATGGACGCCAACCCGGCGGCCCTCCAGCTGCGCATGCTGCAGACCGTGGTGGAGGTCGCCGCCGAGAAGAACTCGACGCTGGTGCTGCCCTTCCCGGTGGAGCTGCTGCGCTTCTTCGACCGCGCGGCCCAGGGCTCGGGCGCCACCCCGCCCGCGGCGCCGGAGGCCGGCAGCGCGCCGGCCGCCGACCCCGGGATCGCGGCGGCGGACGAGCCGGGCGAGGTCGGGCCGGCCGGCCGCACCGAGCTGCCGAGCCCCGCGTCACCGCTGCAGATCCCCGACCCGCGGACCTCCGAGGAATGACCCGCTCCTGCGACCGCGCCCCGCGGGATGCCCGGGAATGACCGGCCGCCGCGACCGCGCCCCGCGGCCGTAGCGCACCCACGGTCCCGGGGCCCTCCTGCCCGCGCCGCCGTCAGAACAGCGGCGCGGGCAGCACGCCTTCGAGCGCCAGCAGTGTCCGCTTGATCTCCAGGCCGCCGCCGAAGCCGCCTATGCCGCCGCCGCTCTCGATCACCCGGTGGCAGGGAACCACCACGGGCAGCGGATTCGCACCCATCGCGCCGCCCACCGCACGGGCCGCGTCCGGCTCGCCGACCCGGTCCGCCAGGTCCTGGTAGCCGACCACCGTGCCGTACGGCACGCCCTCGGCCAGCTCGCGCAGCACCCGCCGCTGGAATCCGGTGATCAGCGACCAGTCAAGCGGCAGGTCGAAGTCCTTGAGAGCGCCCGCGAAATAGCCGTCGAGCTGGGCCGTCACCGGGGCCAGCCGCGCGGCGTCCTCGACCGGGGCGCAGCCCAGCCGCCGCCCCGCGGCCGCGACCGCCCGCGCGGCGGTCTCCTCGTCGGCCCTGAAGGCGACGAGCACCAGGCCCTCGTCTGTGGCCGCGAGCAGCAGCGGTCCGATGGGCGCGTCGTAAAGGGTCCAGGCAGCACCGGTCATGCGCGCAAGCCTAGGCGGGGGGTCCGACAGCGTACCCGTGCCGTCACCGAGGGTGGCCGTAAGGCGGTGGCCTGCCGCCCGGGTGCCCGCGGCCCGGCGGTCGCGGCCGATTGTCGGTGGGTGGTCGTACCGTGGTGACATGCGGCCCGTATCAGACATCGAACGAACTGTGGCGCCCTTCGAGGTCGTCAGTCCCTTCCAGCCCAGCGGTGACCAGCCCGCGGCCATCGACGACCTGGAGCGGCGGATCCGCGCGGGGGAGCAGGACGTGGTGCTGCTCGGTGCCACCGGCACCGGCAAGTCCGCCACGACGGCCTGGATGATCGAGCGGCTGCAGCGCCCCACCCTGGTGATGGCGCCCAACAAGACCCTCGCGGCACAGCTGGCCAACGAATTCCGCGAGCTGCTGCCGAACAACGCGGTCGAATACTTCGTCTCGTACTACGACTATTACCAGCCCGAGGCGTACGTCCCGCAGACCGACACCTACATCGAGAAGGACTCCTCGATCAACGAGGAGGTGGAGCGGCTCCGGCACTCCGCCACCAATTCCCTGCTGACCAGGCGGGACGTCGTCGTGGTCGCCTCGGTGTCCTGCATCTACGGCCTGGGCACCCCGCAGGAGTACATCGACCGCATGGTGCGGCTCAAGGTCGGCGACGTGATCGACCGCGACCAGCTGCTGCGCCGCTTCGTCGACATCCAGTACACGCGCAACGACCTGGCCTTCACCCGCGGCACCTTCCGGGTGCGCGGCGACACCGTGGAGATCTTCCCGGTCTACGAGCAGCTGGCCGTGCGGATCGAGATGTTCGGCGACGAGATCGAGGCGCTCTACACGCTGCACCCGCTCACCGGCGAGGTCATCACGGAGGACGAGCAGATCTACGTCTTCCCCGCGACGCACTACGTGGCGGGTCCCGAGCGGATGGAGCGGGCCATCGCCGGCATCGAGAAGGAGCTGGAGGGCCAGCTCGCGACGATGGAGAAGCAGGGCAAGCTGCTGGAGGCCCAGCGGCTGCGGATGCGCACCACGTACGACATCGAGATGATGCGGCAGATCGGCAGCTGCTCCGGCATCGAGAACTACTCGCGGCACATCGACGGCCGCGAGCAGGGCAGCGCTCCCGACACCCTCATCGACTACTTCCCCGAGGACTTCCTGCTGGTCATCGACGAGTCGCATGTCACCGTGCCGCAGATCGGCGCGATGTACGAAGGTGACGCGTCCCGCAAGCGCACCCTGGTCGACCACGGCTTCCGGCTGCCGTCCGCGCTGGACAACCGGCCGCTGAAGTGGGAGGAGTTCCTGACCCGGGTCGGCCAGAGCGTCTACCTGTCGGCGACCCCCGGTCCTTACGAGCTGTCCCGCGGCGACGGCGTGGTCGAGCAGATCATCCGCCCGACCGGCCTGATCGACCCGGAGGTCGTGGTCAAGCCCACCGAGGGCCAGATCGACGACCTGGTGCACGAGATCAGGCTGCGCACCGAGAAGGACGAGCGCGTCCTGGTGACCACGCTGACCAAGAAGATGTCCGAGGACCTCACCGACTACCTGCTGGAGCTGGGCATCCAGGTCCGCTATCTGCACAGCGACATCGACACCCTGCGCCGGGTCGAGCTGCTGCACGAGCTGCGGGCCGGGGAGTACGACGTGCTGGTCGGCATCAACCTGCTGCGCGAGGGGCTCGACCTGCCCGAGGTGTCGCTGGTGGCGATCCTGGACGCCGACAAGGAGGGCTTCCTGCGGTCCGGCACCTCGCTGATCCAGACCATCGGCCGCGCGGCCCGGAATGTGTCGGGCCAGGTGCACATGTACGCCGACCGGATCACCCCCGGCATGGAGCGGGCGATCGAGGAGACCAACCGCCGCCGCGAGAAGCAGATCGCGTACAACACCGAGCGCGGGGTCGATCCGCAGCCGCTGCGGAAGAAGATCGCCGGCATCCTGGACTCCTTCGCCCGCGAGGACGCCGACACCGAGGAGCTGCTCGGCTCCGGGCGGCAGCGCTCGCGCGGCAAGGCGCCGGTCCCCGGCCTGTCGGCGAAGCCCGGCAAGCGCACCACGGGCCCGCTGCCGGCCGAGGAACTGGCCGACCTCATCGGGCAGCTGACCGACCAGATGCACTCGGCGGCGGCGGAGCTCCAGTTCGAGGTGGCCGCCAGGATCCGGGACGAACTGGGGGACCTGAAGAAGGAGTTGCGCCAGATGCGGGAGGCGGGAATGGCGTGACACCGGCGTAAATCGGCACCGGACGAACCGGGATACGGTCGGGCCGCGTCTTGTTAGGGTGCGGGGCAACAAACCGCACACATCAGGTGACGGGTGAGAGGGGCAAGCGCGTGACGGTCAACATGACCAAGGGCCAGAAGATCAGCCTGAGCAAGGCCGACGGAGGCTCGTTGACGGCGGTCAGGATGGGGCTGGGCTGGAAGGCGGCACCGCGTCGCGGGCTGTTCGGCAGCCGTACCAGGGAGATCGACCTGGACGCCTCCGCGGTGCTCTTCGCCGACAAGCAGCCGGTTGACGTGGTCTTCTTCCGCCACCTCACCAGCGACGACGGCTCCGTCCGGCACACCGGCGACAACCTGGTCGGCGGTGTCGGCCAGGGCGGTGACGACGAGTCGATCGTCGTGGACCTGTCCCGGGTCCCGGTGCACGTCGACCAGATCATCTTCACCGTCAACTCCTTCACCGGCCAGACCTTCGCCGAGGTGGAGAACGCGTTCTGCCGCCTGGTGGACGAGACCAACGGCCAGGAGCTGGCCCGCTACACGCTGACCGGCGGCGGCGCGTACACCGCGCAGATCATGGCGAAGGTGCAGCGCGGCGCGACCGGCTGGTCGATGACGGCGATCGGCAC includes:
- a CDS encoding methylated-DNA--[protein]-cysteine S-methyltransferase; protein product: MTGAAWTLYDAPIGPLLLAATDEGLVLVAFRADEETAARAVAAAGRRLGCAPVEDAARLAPVTAQLDGYFAGALKDFDLPLDWSLITGFQRRVLRELAEGVPYGTVVGYQDLADRVGEPDAARAVGGAMGANPLPVVVPCHRVIESGGGIGGFGGGLEIKRTLLALEGVLPAPLF
- a CDS encoding PAC2 family protein, producing the protein MLDPQGLYEYVPGGAEAVDEAVGDTGPVLLYHFEGFMDAGETGEQISQQLLDRLDNQLIARFDADRLVDYRARRPLMTFERDHWTSYEAPEIDLYLVRDTTGTPFLLLTGSEPDVEWERFATAVLQVIERLGVRLAINFHGIPMGVPHTRPVGLTPHGNRVDLMPGHRAWFDEAQVPGSASALVELRLAEAGRDVLGVAAHVPHYLARSPYPDAALAVLEAITAATGLVLPEIAHALRNEAHTVRVEIDRQVAEGDGELVSVVRGLESQYDAVEGSQSRESLIAEPVDLPTADDLAAEFERFLADREDDGGR
- a CDS encoding tetratricopeptide repeat protein — encoded protein: MPERSPETDVINFRAAEQLLAARDPRGAVKLLDPVIAAHPDNTAARLLRARAFFLAAQLRPAELEFQIVLEREPDNAFAHFALGRTLERADRADEAKRHFRLAAALDPQPDYLAAARFDA
- a CDS encoding slipin family protein — translated: MEAVVVLLVVAAVIGLIGLMSSVRVVKQYERGVVYRFGRVNRLPKEPGPRVLVPFMDRMTKVNMQVVTMPVPSQEGITRDNVSVRVDAVLYFRVVDPVRATVDVQNYQFAMLQVAQTSLRSIIGKSDLDDLLSGREKLHEGLELMLSTPATGWGVHIDRVEIKDVALPESMKRSMARQAEADRERRARIITADGELQASHKLSEAARTMDANPAALQLRMLQTVVEVAAEKNSTLVLPFPVELLRFFDRAAQGSGATPPAAPEAGSAPAADPGIAAADEPGEVGPAGRTELPSPASPLQIPDPRTSEE
- the uvrB gene encoding excinuclease ABC subunit UvrB gives rise to the protein MRPVSDIERTVAPFEVVSPFQPSGDQPAAIDDLERRIRAGEQDVVLLGATGTGKSATTAWMIERLQRPTLVMAPNKTLAAQLANEFRELLPNNAVEYFVSYYDYYQPEAYVPQTDTYIEKDSSINEEVERLRHSATNSLLTRRDVVVVASVSCIYGLGTPQEYIDRMVRLKVGDVIDRDQLLRRFVDIQYTRNDLAFTRGTFRVRGDTVEIFPVYEQLAVRIEMFGDEIEALYTLHPLTGEVITEDEQIYVFPATHYVAGPERMERAIAGIEKELEGQLATMEKQGKLLEAQRLRMRTTYDIEMMRQIGSCSGIENYSRHIDGREQGSAPDTLIDYFPEDFLLVIDESHVTVPQIGAMYEGDASRKRTLVDHGFRLPSALDNRPLKWEEFLTRVGQSVYLSATPGPYELSRGDGVVEQIIRPTGLIDPEVVVKPTEGQIDDLVHEIRLRTEKDERVLVTTLTKKMSEDLTDYLLELGIQVRYLHSDIDTLRRVELLHELRAGEYDVLVGINLLREGLDLPEVSLVAILDADKEGFLRSGTSLIQTIGRAARNVSGQVHMYADRITPGMERAIEETNRRREKQIAYNTERGVDPQPLRKKIAGILDSFAREDADTEELLGSGRQRSRGKAPVPGLSAKPGKRTTGPLPAEELADLIGQLTDQMHSAAAELQFEVAARIRDELGDLKKELRQMREAGMA
- the coaE gene encoding dephospho-CoA kinase, translating into MLTVGLTGGIGAGKSEVARLFASYGAVLIDSDRIAREVVAPGTAGLAAVVAEFGDGVLAPDGSLDRPKLGAIVFADDECRKVLNAIVHPLVGARSAEMQRSAKPDDIVLHDVPLLTENGLASAYDLVVVVDVDPATQLERLVRLRGMTEDEARSRMAAQATRAQRLAIADLVIDNDGPLDALEAQARAVWRRLRDRLRDQ